TTAGGTTCAGGTACTACGATGGTAGCATCTCACCAACTCAACCGCAAATGCTATGGAATTGAAATAGATCCCAAGTACTGTCAGATAATCCTCGAAAGGATGCTAAAACTCGATCCTTCATTGGAAGTCAGGAAAAATGGCGAACTTTGGGAAACAACGAATAAACAACGAAGTTTTGCCAAATCCGGATAACATAAAGGGGCAAGGTTTTCACACTGACCCCAGCAGAATCAATAAGGCTGGACGGCCTAAGGGTAGTCGCACGTTATCATCGATCCTAAAGGAAATGCTGGAGGAGAAAGTTGAAATAACAAACGAGGACGGCACGAAGGAAAAGAAGAAGTTATCTGATGTAATAGTCCGCAAGCTAATAACCAAGGCGGTGAAGAAAGAAGACATAAAGGCCATTCAGGAGATATTTGACCGCACCGAGGGCAAGCCACATTCCGAATTCCATCATTCAGGTATAGTTCAGCACAATCACAAAGACATCACAAAATTAAAGTCAATAGAAGATATGCCCGATGAGGTAAAGCAGGCCATCTTTGAAATGGGCATGCAGCAGCTCACCGACGAGGAGAACCGCAAAAATTAAAAATGGATGTTATTCTCAAGGATAAAATAAAGGATATATTAATGATTGACCCTGTACTTCGTATGAAAGTTCAGGCATCCTCATCGCTTTATTTTTTTGTCCGCTATTTCTGGGACTGCTATTCATCGGATAAATTTGTGGATAACTGGCACCTAAAGAAACTTTCCGAAGAACTGGAGATAGTTGCCCGCAGGGTATCGGAGGGTAAACCTAAATTGTATGATTTGATAATCAATGTCCCTCCAGGGACTACAAAAACAGGGCTGGTTTCTATCTTTTTCCCTATATGGTGCTGGGTAAACTGGCCGTGGATGCGATTTATAACTACGTCACATTCTGATTTTCTTTCCCGGGAATCGGCTGAATATTCCAGAGACATTATAAGGCATGATAAATTCAGGCACATGTTCCCGGAGATAGACATAAGGGGAGACAAAGATGTAAAATCGAATTTCCGAATTGTTTATTTTAGAGATGATAAGCCCCAGCAGGGTGGCGGCAGGGTATCGACTTCTGTAGGTGCAAGGATTATAGGCTTTCATGGTCATATAATTATTCCGGATGATATTATTGATCCTAGAGGCGTTCTTTCTGAGGCCACCATGAAAACAGCAAATAATTACCTGGATCAGACACTATCAACCCGCAAGGTTGACAAGAAGGTAACGGCTACAATTATGATTATGCAGCGCCTGCATCAGAACGACCCTACGGGTCATTTGTTGGCCAAAAAGAAAAAAAAAATAAAACATATCTGTCTTCCCGGTGAAATCAAGAACTATTATGAATTTCTAAAGCCAAAAGAATGGGATAAATATTATTCCGACGATGGGTTATTCGACATCAATCGCCTGGACTGGGACACGCTGGAAGATCTTGAGATGGATTTGGGTCAATACGGATATTCTGGGCAGATAGGACAGAACCCCGTTCCGGCTGGGGGAGGTATGTTTAAGGTAGACCATATCCAGGTCTTAGATCGTGCTCCTCATTATTTAGATCATGAGATGCTGGTGAGATATTGGGACAAGGCCGGAAGCAAGGACAG
This genomic window from Thermodesulfobacteriota bacterium contains:
- a CDS encoding DNA methyltransferase, which codes for LGSGTTMVASHQLNRKCYGIEIDPKYCQIILERMLKLDPSLEVRKNGELWETTNKQRSFAKSG
- a CDS encoding DUF5681 domain-containing protein, whose translation is MANFGKQRINNEVLPNPDNIKGQGFHTDPSRINKAGRPKGSRTLSSILKEMLEEKVEITNEDGTKEKKKLSDVIVRKLITKAVKKEDIKAIQEIFDRTEGKPHSEFHHSGIVQHNHKDITKLKSIEDMPDEVKQAIFEMGMQQLTDEENRKN
- the terL gene encoding phage terminase large subunit → MIDPVLRMKVQASSSLYFFVRYFWDCYSSDKFVDNWHLKKLSEELEIVARRVSEGKPKLYDLIINVPPGTTKTGLVSIFFPIWCWVNWPWMRFITTSHSDFLSRESAEYSRDIIRHDKFRHMFPEIDIRGDKDVKSNFRIVYFRDDKPQQGGGRVSTSVGARIIGFHGHIIIPDDIIDPRGVLSEATMKTANNYLDQTLSTRKVDKKVTATIMIMQRLHQNDPTGHLLAKKKKKIKHICLPGEIKNYYEFLKPKEWDKYYSDDGLFDINRLDWDTLEDLEMDLGQYGYSGQIGQNPVPAGGGMFKVDHIQVLDRAPHYLDHEMLVRYWDKAGSKDSGAYTVGVKMCKLKSGVFVVLDVKRGQWASNEREAIIKECAIADGDQCMVFVEQEPGSGGKESAEATIRNLAGYNVYADRPTGDKVSRADPFSVQVNNGNVQIIAAEWNYAYIEELRNFPLGHYKDQVDASSGSFAHLSGRKMAKVW